A window of Sodalis praecaptivus genomic DNA:
GCTTGCGTTGCCACCCCCGCGATCTTCTGCGCCTGGGGATCGTCTTGCGACCGTGAAGCCATTGCCGCGGGCTCATCGCTCCATTTTACCGCCGGCAGTGGCGCTAAAGGGACGTCAAGCTCATCCCCGGGCTGCAAATGGTCAAAGCCGCGAGCAAAAGTACGAAACTGATTCAGCTTGCGCAAAGCTTCCAGACTCATGTGATATTTTTGCGCTACCGAAGCCGTCGTTTCGCCGGCGGAAAGCGTATAGATTTTGGTGTCCAGAGCCGCTTCACCCGCTGGGGCTTTCAGAAATCGCGCATTACCGGCAGCACTGGCCAATGACGGTGCGAAAGCATAAGTTAACGGCACGATAGCTTGGACGCCAATATTCAACCAGCTGACGAGAATAACACCTGGTGAAAAGTTTTTTGTTTTGCAGATTTTCTTCATATTAATAGTACTCTTTTATTTACATTTATTTACTACCACGCGCAAACATGGGAAGTGTAAAAACACCGCCCCAAACCCTATTACCGATGAATGGAAGCTATAATCAGTTCTGACAGACGACTGCAAACAAAACGTGGACCCTAGCTTGATACAGACGAAGGGGCTTTCCACTTTAAAAGCAATAGGAAGCCAACCGATAGAATCGGTAAATTAGCGATACCTTTCTGTCATTCCGCGTGCTAACCCTTTACTGATCCGTGATGCGGTAATTAAGAGCTATCACCGTTGGACCGATTTACTCACTAGCGTCTGGTTAACCCATGAGGATGAGTGCATAAACTTCGCTTTGTCGGGTCGTCGATCAAAAAAGCGACAGACAAGTGTGCCGCTTGGCGCATGTTGGCCAAGTGCAATATCGCTTATCTCAATAATTTATGCTGAACCGAACGGCTGTTTGCGCCTCTCATCGGCAGAACCGTAAACGCCTGAATGAATCACCAGCATGACGCTAAAGATGCCGTTAGCATCGAATGTAAATTGCCCGATGAGCATCAGCGCATTACGCCATTTGAGGAACGGTTGGCGATTACGCTTTCTGCCTCATTGACGTCTAAACGACATTATCGTGGCGCGCCGACCGCGCTAGTACGGTAATAGAAAGCGTCCTGATGCTGACTTGGCAATATTACATTCCTCCTAGGTGACCGCAGCAATACTTATCCATTTCTAGAAACTCAGTTTTAGAGACTTCCTGTGTAAAGCAACAGAGGCAGAGGGCAGAGATGTTTTCTTGTCTTTTGACTTTTTTGGTTTTTAATTTTAGTAGTGGGTTATCATCTGAAATGGATTATCACATGTTGATATATAAAATTCAAACCGGTTTTCAACCAGTGACTTAGTGCCTGCAATTTTCTCCCGTGAACACTCATATTGACAAATCCAATTAGTGATCATGAAAAAATCAATATTTTCATAATGTTAACAATAATAGTTTTTATGCCAACTAATTAAAATTCAAGAAAAACCCTCATCACATATACTAAAAAAACACCAAAAACCAACAATTCAAAAACAATTAACTGCTTGTTCGTTTGGGTTTCATTTAGATAATCAGCCATCCTACAAGGGTGCTGTAGATATATCGCAGAGGCACTTCAACAATCACCCTGTAAATTAGGCTTTATCTTACTATTATACTGCGACAGCAAACGCCAAAGTGAACTGACGGCCCTCGTTCAGTCAGAAAACAGCCTTTTGGCGGCATTATACGGCTTTCATGCGGTGGTCATCCGCGTGTTTATGCATAGGCCAATGTCACCGGCTTTCTAAACAGCTCACTGTCGTCATAGGATGGCTTTACGATATTGAAGAGGAGCGTCTAAAAGATAATAACGGCGAGATAAAGGTCACATTGAAGTGGGCCAGGTTGATGCGGGGGAGAAGGGGGGACTGCGTTGATATGACCGAGGGCAGAGCGGGCGCATTATCCGGTTAGTCGAGTGCCACCTTATGGCCTAAGGCAAAGGCGATAATGGGGATAATGGGGATAATGGGGATAATGGGGATAATGGGGATAATGGGGATAATGGGGATAATGGAGATAATGGGGATAATGGAGATAATGGAGATAATGGAGATAATGGAGATAATGGAGATAAGGATGAGCTGAGACGATTAACTGTCTTAGTAGTACTCCACCAAAGCGCGAGGTATAGCAACTGACGCAACTGACGCAACTGACGCAACTGACGCAATGAAGTATGTCAACACGCCTTTTCACCGACAATGTCACACTCACTCTACTGCAAAGCTTGCTGCGATCAAGGAGACCGACAGACTTCGGCGCAGCCTCAATAACGGCAAGCGTTTACCAAGAGTGATTATTTTGTCCCCCTGAGGTTTAAAAGATGATCTCGTTAATGAACATATTACCATGTTATTCTTAAATTTTCTAATCGCTCACACATTAATGAGATACCGATCTCTAAAAAATGGGGTAATATACTCTTTATTCAACGAATGAAAATATGATTTTTAACGCCCAGTTCGCTACGGTCAGACAGAAAATCTCATAGGAGAATAAATCATGGAGAAGAACAGCTCACCAGACCCCACTAAATCATTAACCATTACTCTGATGATAAACTGTCAATAAAGTTCATGCTAGAGTATACCTATCCACCCTGCGCGATCAAAGATACAGAATCCCATTAACGCTATACAAATAAACGCCACCTGGATTTCTAATTTATGGCAAAAAATTCAAATTACGAAGGAAACAAAGCTTCCGAATTCCCATGCTAATGGGCAGCAAAGGAATCAGAATACAGAGCTCAAGATCGTAAAGCGGAACAAAGCCAAGAGGGCGTGAAGTTCATTTCAACCATATATTTCTGGAGCGAACGGCTCTTTGAATTATACTCACTTATATTTTTCATACGAAATAGAGAAAATGGAATTTTAGGAACCAACAATCCTGCGAAAAAGATAAATTATCAATCAAATGGCGATTTTTTCACTGGCCCGTTAGAGTACTGTCACCACATTGGCTGAATAAACTCTGTCCCTAGAATGCTTCTTTGAGGAGGGGCGAACCTTTGCTGATAACGACGATGAAAAGGCGCATGCATCGCGGGCCCGCTATGATAGCGCGGGCTTTCATATCGTATTAATGAAACCTTCAGGGTAAGCTTTTTTCTTGGTGAGCATGAACCGATCGCTACAGCGTCGTCTTTGTCATTTGCAAACCTCTTTAATCCCGATTCAAAGTTATTAATGTGTTCTTCATTAATACACACCCTACTCTGCTACACGTCTTTTCATCATCCCTTAAGTGGTGTTGCTATAAAGAAGCATTTTCTCACCGACAGATTATGCGTCCTCCCAACGATGCCGAGCCCGACATTCCCGTACCCGCCAGCCAGATCTGCCGTGAGTAGGTCTTCTCCGATGCTGCGTTTTTTCCTGTAGTAATACGTTTGCGGCAGCGACGTGCCTAAAGTGAAGCGGCTAACTACGCACTGCGACACAATGGCGCCCGCCTGTCGCCACCGCAACTGAAGCCATGCCAGAGAGGGCGGTGCTACGGGCGGCACTGGGCCGGCAGCGCTGAAAACAGACCGGAGGCCGGCTGGTTCAGCGCTACCCTTCTTTGAGAAACAACATGAATGGAGGGCGGCAGGTCGATAACGAATGTCGTCCACCTGCGGCGTAAGATGTTTCGGCACCCCCTTACATCGGCATCAGGCTGGCGAGTAGAGGAATGCTCAGTGCGCTAAAAGCGGCGAACCCGCTAATTTTCAATACAATTTCACCTTACGAAAGAAGCGATTTATTAATTTAATCCACGCTAAAATCATCTAGCTTACGGTTTTTACCTGGAGTAAACAATGATGACCTCTTGGACCAAAGGTGTGTCTTTATTTGATAGGCAATTCTTATTTAATTCAGCGGCAGATGACATAAAAAGCTCGGGATGCGTGACTACCAGTGCCTTAGTTAAAATCTTAAGGGCCACCGCCCGCACGGATATCAAGTTCTGTGATGGTTCATCAGCAATTGTGGTACCCCGACTTAGAAAAGTCGTTTATATCAATGTAACTGGTCACATAAAAGCAGAAACATTCAATGCGCTTGGATTAACAACAAAGAGGTAGCTTTATAATACCTTTCATCAGCGCTCGCTTCTCCAGACGCGGAGTATAAGATTGCAATCACGCCTGACCTGGAATGCCGATGCTTTAAAACCAGCCCATAGAATGGCCTTTGCCCCGTTAACCGTCAAATAGAACGCCGAACGCTGTAAGCCCAAGGTCCCCACTCAAGCCCGACATGTCTTAGAGTGCTAATAGGTGACTACTAGTATGACATTAAGATTTTTCGGCCTAATTCCTAAAAAGATAATCTCCTAATCACTATCTACCGAGTTGGGAGAATGTACTCTTTACGCCAGTGAATAAATATGTGATTTTTACTCTTGCAGCGAATTCAAATCAATTGCACAACGCATTATGTCATGGAGATAGTTTCATGGAGAGTAAACTTAAATCATCAGAAACAATGACGCCTATTGCTGGACTCCAAAAAGTACCATTGATCGCTTTGATGGAGCACTCTAAAATTCCTTTCGCTATTAAAGATAAGGAATCACGAGTTCAATATATTAATGATGCATGTAAAAAGTGGTTGAATCTTCCAAAGCTCTTCGACTTCGAAGGCCGGCGCGATGATGAATTTCCCCATCCCATAGCGGCGTTCGCCGCCGAGTTCCAGGCTCAAGACAGAAAGGCCGAAAAGGATAAAGGGGCAGCGGAGGTGATCATAACCTCATATTTTGGGAGGGATTGCATACTTGAGCCTTATTATTCACCCAAATTCCCTATACATAACAGTGAAGGTGAGGTTATTGGGTCACTACTTTATCAAAGGAAATTTAGCTTTATATCCATCGGCCAATTCTTCAACGCTCTCAAGCCATCAGTAATCACGCTAACACCACCAGTGGATTTGTTTACCGAAAGAGAGCTTGAAATAATTTTTTATGCCATACAGCGCATTCCGGCCAAAGAAATAGCCCCTAAGTTATATATTTCTCATAGGACAGTAGAGAATAGATTGCTAAGAATCTATGAAAAAATTAGCGTCAATTCAGTAAACGGACTCATAGACTATTGCCATCATGTCGGATTAAATAATTATGTACCCAAAAAACTCCTCAGAGAAGGCGTGAACTTTTGCTGGTAATGCTTATGAACCATTTCATGCACTGTCAGCCCGCCCGATCAGAGCGGGCTTTCTCGTTGGTAAGTGGGTCATAACCGCACGTCGCTGCCTGCGCCGTTGTTGACAGAGGTGATTCGTGTGACATTGCCGTATGACTTTTTCGATCGTCCAATTTCCACCATCCTGCGCCTATCGCACAATTCAAACTAAAGAGTTTCGCTGCGCTGGCCGTTCCGTAGCATTAACTGAGCTATCTTGGCTGCCCGTTTACCCCTTATCGCATTTTTTAGCCAAACCGCCTTGATGTACTAGAGCCGGGTTGGGTGTTACAAAAGCGGGACATTCCATTTACCGGTCGTCGTAGCAAGCTTGAAAAAGTAAAGACCGCTTCCACAAGCAAAAGACGCTATAGCTCAAATCTATACAGATGTTACAGCATGTGTAATTTTAACTTTGTAACTTGTTGTTTTGAATGGTGCCGATAATAGGAGTCGAACCTACGACCTTCGCATTACGAATGCGCTGCTCTACCAACTGAGCTATATCGGCATGGAGAAATGATCATGCGGGCGTTAATCTGGGTGCACACGTTATGCAAAACTGGGAAAAGAGTCAATAGGCGCGCGTGCAAGTGCTGATAATTGCAGCATCTTGCCCCTTTCGAGGCATCCCTTCCGCGACATCAGTCTCGCCACCGCAATAGCCTAAGAGCCTCATGCCGCCCGGCGGCGTGGTTAGCCTGGCCGGGCTGCTTGCGTGTATCGCAGGCGTGTTTTCCAGCGCCAGTCGTGGGGTCAACCAACGCGGTTTTGTTGGCCGGAAAACCGCCGCAGTACTCAGGGCCGGCTGAGGTTGTCGCCGTAGCCGATCCATTTGTAAGTCGTTAACGCTTCCAGACCCATTGGCCCGCGGGCGTGCAGTTTTTGGGTGCTGACCGCCACTTCGGCACCAAGGCCAAACTGTCCGCCGTCGGTAAAACGGGTGCTGGCATTGACATAGACCGCCGAGGAGTCCACTTCGCGTACGAAGCGTTCTGCCGCCTGAATCGATTGGGTCAGAATGGCGTCGGAATGCTGGGTGCCGTAATGACGAATATGTTCCACCGCCTGGTCGAGACCGTCCACCAGCTTGACATTCAAGTCGCGGGACAGCCATTCGTCATGGTAATCGGCCTCGGTCACGGCAACACAGGTCGCGGGACCGTCAGCCAGATAGGGACGCGCGTTGTCATCGGCGTGTAGCGTGACGCCCAGCGCGTGCATATGGCGGCTCAGACGCGGCAGGAAATGTTCGGCGATACGCTGGTGTACCAGCAGCGTTTCAAGCGAGTTACAGGCGCTGGGGCGCTGTATTTTGGCGTTTTCAATCACCGGCAGCGCCTGCTCGAAATCAATAGTGTCATCGGCATAGATATGGCAAACGCCGATCCCACCGGTGATAACCGGAATCGTGGACTGTTCGCGGCACAGCTTGTGTAGGCCTGCACCGCCGCGCGGGATCAGCATATCGACGTAGCGATCCAGGCGCAGCAACGCGTTGACCAGCGCGCGATCCGGGTTTTCGATGGCCTGCACCGCGCTTGCAGGCAGGCCGCAGCCCGTCAGCGCCTGCTGTATGACCTTTACCGTAGCGGCATTGGTGCGGAAGGTTTCCTTACCGCCGCGCAAAATCACGGCGTTGCCGGTTTTCAAGCACAGCGCCGCGACATCGACGGTCACGTTGGGGCGAGCTTCATAAATCACGCCCACTACGCCGAGCGGTACCCGGCGACGCTCCAGCGACAGCCCGCTGTCCAACCGCTGGCCTCCGATAACCTGGCCCACCGGATCGGTAAGGCGGCACACCTGTCGCACGTCCGCGGCGATAGCGCTAAGACGCGCCGGGTTCAAAAGCAGGCGGTCCAGCAGCGCGTCGCTCAGGCCGTTACGGCGCGCCTCCGCCATATCCTGCGCGTTGGCGTCGAGGATGCTTTGGCTATTGGCCTCCAGGCTATCGGCAATCGCCTCCAGCGCCCGATCCTTTTGCGCGCTGCTCAATACCGCGAGCTGCCATGAAGCCTGTTTCGCCGCTTTGCCCATTTGCTCAAGCATGTGCGTTCCTTAACATAAAATCATATCGTCACGGTGGATGGCCACGGGCCCATATTCATAGCCCAGAATATCACTGATGTCCTGGGAGTGTTGACCGGCAATCATGCGCAGGGCATCGCTGTTATAACGGCTGACGCCATGAGCGATATCGCGACCGTCGGAGCTGAGGATACGGACCACAATCCCGCGGGAAAAATCACCTTCCACCGCCAGGATCCCTTTGGGCAGCAGCGAGCTGCCGCGCTGTAATATCGCTTTTTGCGCGCCATCGTCGACAGTGATGTCCCCCGCCGGCGGCGGGCCGAACAGCCAGCGTTTGCGGCTCTCCAGCGGCATTTTTTGCCCATGGAAACGGGTGCCTACCGATTCACCGACCATCACATCGCCAATCACGCCCGGTTTGCCGCCGGCCGCTATCACGACTTCGATTCCCGCGCGGTTGGCCACTTCCGCCGCCTGCAATTTGGTTGCCATGCCGCCGGTACCGAGACCGGAAACGCTGCCGCCGGCCATCTTGCGCAGCGCGTCATTGATGCCTTCGACTTCGCGAATCAGCTCGGCGTCGGGGTGGGTGCGCGGATCGGCGGAAAACAGCCCCGGCTGATCGGTTAGCAGCAGCAACTTGTCAGCGTCGGCAAGGATAGCCACCAGCGCCGAAAGATTATCGTTGTCGCCCACTTTGATTTCAGCGGTGGCAACCGCATCATTTTCATTAATCACCGGCACGATGCCGTTATCCAGCAGGGCGCGCAGCGTGTCGCGGGCGTTGAGAAAACGTTCTCGATCTTCCATGTCGGCGCGGGTGAGCAACATTTGACCAATATGGATATTGTAGAGAGAAAACAGCTGCTCCCAAAACTGAATCAAGCGGCTTTGCCCTACCGCCGCCAATAGCTGCTTGGAGGCGATGGTGGCGGGCAGGTCGGGATAATTGAGATACTCCCGCCCGGCGGCGATGGCGCCGGAGGTGACGATGATAATGCGGTGTCCGGCGGCGTGCAGCGGAGCACATTGGCGCACCAGTTCGACAATGTGCGCGCGATTAAGCCGGCGCGAACCGCCGGTGAGGACACTGGTGCCTAATTTTACCACCAGAGTCTGGCTGCTGTTCATAACGATATCTGCCGTTAAGGATGTTGATTGACTTAATGGTTGCCTGCCGCCGAGGGGGTTCAAGCGCTATGCCTGCCAGCATAGCGCGAAACGAATGAGAAAGCAGGAGCGGAAAATCAGGCGGTTAGGCTGAATGGCTGTTCTTTAAACGCGTCGGCAGGCTCCAGCTTCATATTCATCGTTGCGATATAGGCGCGCAGCCGGGTATGAAAGGCGCGCAGTGAACTCTCCAATTTATCGATGACTTCCTGGTCGCTGAATTCGCTCTCGGTCCATTTGCCTTCTTTGTCAAATTTACCCAGATGGTACGTATAAGTATAACGCTTCGCTTCCGCTTCCAAATTGATCCACCAGCCCCAAAACTCACGTTTCTCAGGCGCGGGCTGCATGTTGATGCAAACGGCGAGACAGTCGAAGAAAAAATGGTTGTCGCTGCACTGACCTTCACGGATATACGGGCCGAGGGCGGTAAAGCCTTTCAACACTTTGCCCCGGGGATGCCCACTCACTAACGCCATGCTATAACCTCACTTTGCTTATTGTTCACCTTAAAGAGCAAACAAACGGTAGTGCTATATTAACGTTTCAAATTGTTTTCAGCCAGCGGCTGATCTCCGCGAGCGACAGATGGAAATTGCGGTACAGCGGCGATTCCTTAATCGGCAACAGCTTTCCCGCCCGCGAAGAGGAGACAATCAGCTGCGCCTCGGCCGGCGGGCTAAAGGGGTCGTCAGGCCAGCAGCCCGCCAGAATCGGCGTGGGACAGCTGCGGCCGAGCAGGCCCTGCACTTTAAGAGAGTAACTATTAAGCTCGGTTTTCAACGCGCCATCAGCGACCCCCGCCATGCCGATGCGGCTCGCCAGCACGTCGAGATACATGTTCGGCGCCCTAGCCTGGCGTTCGCCGTCGGTCAGTAACGCATGCACCACCGGACCGAGGCAGGCGACGCCCCTGAGCCGCTGCGGTTCAAGGTAGGCGAGTCTTACCGCGATATTGGCGCCAAAGCGAAAGCCGAAAGCGCTAACGCGGCGCGAGTCAACCCAGGGAACGGCTGCCAGGCCACGCAATACCTGCTGATGGAGAAAACTGGTGTCCTGACTGAGTTTCCATTTGGCGGAGAAGCCGATCGAGGGCATATCGATAGTCAACATCGCCAGACCGGCGGGGGCGAAATAGTCGTGAAACAGCCGATAGGTATCGTTTTGCAGCATATCC
This region includes:
- a CDS encoding helix-turn-helix transcriptional regulator gives rise to the protein MESKLKSSETMTPIAGLQKVPLIALMEHSKIPFAIKDKESRVQYINDACKKWLNLPKLFDFEGRRDDEFPHPIAAFAAEFQAQDRKAEKDKGAAEVIITSYFGRDCILEPYYSPKFPIHNSEGEVIGSLLYQRKFSFISIGQFFNALKPSVITLTPPVDLFTERELEIIFYAIQRIPAKEIAPKLYISHRTVENRLLRIYEKISVNSVNGLIDYCHHVGLNNYVPKKLLREGVNFCW
- the proA gene encoding glutamate-5-semialdehyde dehydrogenase, whose protein sequence is MLEQMGKAAKQASWQLAVLSSAQKDRALEAIADSLEANSQSILDANAQDMAEARRNGLSDALLDRLLLNPARLSAIAADVRQVCRLTDPVGQVIGGQRLDSGLSLERRRVPLGVVGVIYEARPNVTVDVAALCLKTGNAVILRGGKETFRTNAATVKVIQQALTGCGLPASAVQAIENPDRALVNALLRLDRYVDMLIPRGGAGLHKLCREQSTIPVITGGIGVCHIYADDTIDFEQALPVIENAKIQRPSACNSLETLLVHQRIAEHFLPRLSRHMHALGVTLHADDNARPYLADGPATCVAVTEADYHDEWLSRDLNVKLVDGLDQAVEHIRHYGTQHSDAILTQSIQAAERFVREVDSSAVYVNASTRFTDGGQFGLGAEVAVSTQKLHARGPMGLEALTTYKWIGYGDNLSRP
- the proB gene encoding glutamate 5-kinase is translated as MNSSQTLVVKLGTSVLTGGSRRLNRAHIVELVRQCAPLHAAGHRIIIVTSGAIAAGREYLNYPDLPATIASKQLLAAVGQSRLIQFWEQLFSLYNIHIGQMLLTRADMEDRERFLNARDTLRALLDNGIVPVINENDAVATAEIKVGDNDNLSALVAILADADKLLLLTDQPGLFSADPRTHPDAELIREVEGINDALRKMAGGSVSGLGTGGMATKLQAAEVANRAGIEVVIAAGGKPGVIGDVMVGESVGTRFHGQKMPLESRKRWLFGPPPAGDITVDDGAQKAILQRGSSLLPKGILAVEGDFSRGIVVRILSSDGRDIAHGVSRYNSDALRMIAGQHSQDISDILGYEYGPVAIHRDDMILC
- the crl gene encoding sigma factor-binding protein Crl, coding for MALVSGHPRGKVLKGFTALGPYIREGQCSDNHFFFDCLAVCINMQPAPEKREFWGWWINLEAEAKRYTYTYHLGKFDKEGKWTESEFSDQEVIDKLESSLRAFHTRLRAYIATMNMKLEPADAFKEQPFSLTA
- the frsA gene encoding esterase FrsA — translated: MAAENNLSETLFKPSVKHRETSTLVARVHHGGQKSILSALDGANPGNWYRLINRLMWIWRGINPWEIEEVLARIAASRAPHTDDRLLDTVIGYRGGNWIYEWSHQGMAWQQRAMENVDGDAAARDWLQAARFYSIASYPHLKGDMLAEQAQTLANHAWEEAAKHLPHEIKQLDFPVSGGGNVTGFLHLPSTGRAPYPTVLVCGSLDMLQNDTYRLFHDYFAPAGLAMLTIDMPSIGFSAKWKLSQDTSFLHQQVLRGLAAVPWVDSRRVSAFGFRFGANIAVRLAYLEPQRLRGVACLGPVVHALLTDGERQARAPNMYLDVLASRIGMAGVADGALKTELNSYSLKVQGLLGRSCPTPILAGCWPDDPFSPPAEAQLIVSSSRAGKLLPIKESPLYRNFHLSLAEISRWLKTI